The DNA region GCTGGACCAGCAGCCGCTCAAGCACGATGCGGGCCTGGTGGGGCTTCGAGCTGTGGTCCTTCATCGCCAGATCGGCTTCCAGCAGCCAACCGGCCAGCCGGGCGCCCCGGTCGCGGCCGATCTGCTTGAGCTGCCGTTCGGCCTTGTCGAGGGCGAACGGGGGCGTCCCCGCCCGCTGGACCGCCTCTCGCAGCGACGCCCGCCGGCCCTGGGATTCCGCTTGCTGGAAGAGCTGCGTCGCGGTGGCGAGCCGGCGGAGCGACGCCGAGGCCTGGGCCAGGATGCCGATCGACGAGTCGCCGGCCATCAGCAGCAGGTCGAGCTGCTTGAGGGCCTCGGCCGCGTCGCCGTCGGCCGCGGCGTCGATCAGGTCCCACGCCTGCCGGGCCCGCCAGCCGCCGACGTGCCGCAGCACGAAGTCGCCGTCGATCGTGGTCACGGGGACCGATTCGCTAGCGGCGACCACCGCGAGCCGAGCGACTTCTTGGTCGTACAATCCGACGCTGAGCGGCAGCAGGTCGACCATGGCGTCGATCGCGGAGTCGGCCAGCGTGACGTGGCGCCGCGACTTGGCCCGCTTCTTCAGCCACCCCCGCAGCTCTTTCAAGAACTTGGTGCGTTCGGCGCCGCGGTCGGGCACGCGGCAGTCGATCGCAAGCCCGCATCCGGCAGCAGCCTTGGCGAGCCGGGTGTTGCTGGGCCACGAGGAGACCTGCAGCACGAGCGTCCCTTCGGATTCTCGGCCGCAGAAGTCTTCCAGGCGGTCGCGGTTGTTGGAGACAAATTTGTCTGCGTCGCGGACCACGGCGACGCTGGACTCGGAGCCGAACAGGCTTACCGAGACGACGGCGTCTTGCACGTCGCGCCACTCGCACGACGGGTCTTCGAACTCTCGCCACGCAAGGCCGTCGCTGTCGCCGCAGAGCCGGGTGCGGAGCTCGCGGATCACCTCGCCCGCCAGGAAGCCCTCGTCGCCGAAGACGG from Pirellulimonas nuda includes:
- the holA gene encoding DNA polymerase III subunit delta; protein product: MAKASTNTTTALEFLSAQREGAPPTLVAVFGDEGFLAGEVIRELRTRLCGDSDGLAWREFEDPSCEWRDVQDAVVSVSLFGSESSVAVVRDADKFVSNNRDRLEDFCGRESEGTLVLQVSSWPSNTRLAKAAAGCGLAIDCRVPDRGAERTKFLKELRGWLKKRAKSRRHVTLADSAIDAMVDLLPLSVGLYDQEVARLAVVAASESVPVTTIDGDFVLRHVGGWRARQAWDLIDAAADGDAAEALKQLDLLLMAGDSSIGILAQASASLRRLATATQLFQQAESQGRRASLREAVQRAGTPPFALDKAERQLKQIGRDRGARLAGWLLEADLAMKDHSSKPHQARIVLERLLVQLSKQADARAAGRR